In one Culex quinquefasciatus strain JHB chromosome 2, VPISU_Cqui_1.0_pri_paternal, whole genome shotgun sequence genomic region, the following are encoded:
- the LOC6054436 gene encoding leucine-rich repeat protein soc-2 homolog yields MGTKPWLSLAALLFVANQINGWYIFSYKNGLYKGHAEVLNDVDLGGLSLNLSGIDEVHFSAPNFSTLTLEMQSWLINVEKFCLQSVNVSTVHVDAHFVYFLIEGGPTSTVVIDPSSNYETEQFRVSRGQLNELPKNLLAMKKLKMMDFKNNQIEIVNMEDFSGLKFLEEICLSQNRIKEMSAFPVVLPGLERFDISNNQLKVLNIASWEASRLKLLSFEKNQLETVNMSHFNRFPNLETINLARNRIIEISSDPVELPELTEFDVSFNRLNEISFEHWNTSSVKQVRIAVNRLTTAHGLPKVFPALQQVSLVSNPFNCDWLDTTQDELKSRNVEIQESSMVTCDKSVTLLEDFKKIVKELQSQVELLKPSSNQNGPTPSGAENQKQFERQIWRMEQKLESFDKMSSSIARILLGGVNRKNVN; encoded by the exons ATGGGAACCAAACCGTGGCTGAGTTTAGCTGCACTGCT gtTCGTAGCAAACCAAATCAACGGATGGTATATCTTCTCTTACAAAAATGGATTGTATAAAGGTCATGCTGAAGTATTGAATGATGTTGATCTGGGTGGCTTGAGCTTAAATTTATCAGGTATTGATGAGGTGCACTTTAGTGCTCCGAATTTCAGTACACTAACACTAGAAATGCAATCATGGTTGATCAACGTGGAGAAATTTTGTCTACAAAGTGTAAATGTTTCAACTGTTCATGTAGATGCACATTTCGTATATTTCTTAATTGAAGGTGGCCCAACAAGCACTGTGGTAATCGACCCAAGCAGCAATTATGAAACAGAACAATTTAGAGTAAGTCGTGGACAGTTAAACGAACTTCCTAAAAATTTACTGGcgatgaaaaagttgaaaatgatggatttcaaaaataatcagATAGAAATTGTCAACATGGAGGACTTTTCCGGTTTGAAATTTCTTGAAGAAATATGTTTATCGCAAAATAGAATAAAGGAGATGAGCGCATTTCCGGTAGTTCTACCAGGATTGGAACGATTTGACATAAGCAATAACCAGCTTAAAGTTTTGAACATTGCTAGCTGGGAAGCGTCGCGTCTGAAACTAttgtcttttgaaaaaaatcaactcgaaACAGTTAATATGTCACACTTTAACAGATTCCCCAATCTTGAAACAATTAACTTGGCTAGAAACAGAATCATAGAGATATCATCTGATCCAGTAGAACTCCCAGAATTAACAGAATTTGACGTTAGCTTCAATCGACTAAACGAAATCAGTTTCGAACATTGGAATACTTCTTCTGTGAAGCAAGTCCGCATCGCTGTGAACCGATTGACAACGGCACATGGCTTACCTAAGGTATTTCCAGCTTTGCAGCAAGTATCACTTGTTTCGAATCCTTTCAACTGTGACTGGCTTGATACAACGCAAGACGAACTGAAAAGTCGCAATGTTGAAATTCAAGAATCATCTATGGTAACGTGTGACAAGTCGGTAACACTATTGGAAgattttaaaaagatcgttaaGGAGTTGCAATCGCAGGTAGAACTTTTAAAACCTTCCTCAAACCAAAATGGACCCACTCCGAGCGGAGCTGAAAATCAGAAGCAATTTGAACGTCAAATTTGGCGAATGGAGCAAAAGTTGGAATCGTTCGATAAAATGAGCAGTTCAATTGCTAGAATTTTGTTGGGCGGTGTTAACCGAAAAAACGTCAACTAA